The Ovis canadensis isolate MfBH-ARS-UI-01 breed Bighorn chromosome 18, ARS-UI_OviCan_v2, whole genome shotgun sequence genome has a segment encoding these proteins:
- the LOC138423381 gene encoding uncharacterized protein — MDRRRRRKRSARAAGLSSQTRRRSPSVCRGPGPARSRTPGVPERTSAPPASARRPPPSPQPPLERQQAAAVGRRDADGHLQHRQVLLVLHLVPAPLAARAPPPPPPQAQPLQAPHKSDLGHPPPPRPPPAPPAAAAAAAVRPAVRAAPRPRACVPAAPAAAAVRGPRPTASAPRTGPRRPRASGRPAGRAVVPSGGRTQPPHRPQLPAPPHPLLSPRTAPAASPPPRSAPLLPCTAPPPFCGLVPLSSWRELTPHRLPQKPNQNHPERRRTILHL; from the coding sequence ATGGATAGGAGGCGCCGCAGAAAACGCAGCGCGAGAGCTGCTGGACTTTCCAGCCAGACCCGCCGGCGCAGCCCCTCCGTCTGCCGCGGTCCGGGCCCGGCCCGGTCGCGCACGCCGGGGGTCCCCGAGCGGACGAGCGCGCCCCCCGCCAGCGCGCGCCGGCCCCCGCCCTCACCACAGCCTCCTCTTGAGCGGCAGCAGGCTGCCGCGGTTGGACGGCGTGACGCCGATGGCCATCTGCAGCACCGTCAGGTACTTCTGGTACTTCATCTTGTCCCCGCTCCGCTCGCGGCCagggccccgccgccgccgccgccgcaggcACAGCCCCTCCAGGCGCCGCATAAGTCAGACCTGGGCCatccgccgccgccgcgcccgccgcccgcgccccctgccgccgccgccgccgccgccgtgcGTCCGGCCGTGCGTGCCGCCCCGCGCCCGCGTGCGTGCGTGCCCGccgctcccgccgccgccgccgtgcGTGGCCCGCGCCCCACCGCCTCCGCGCCGCGCACCGGCCCGCGGCGCCCGCGCGCCTCCGGGCGGCCAGCTGGCAGGGCTGTGGTACCCAGCGGCGGGCGAACCCAGCCCCCGCACCGCCCCCAGCTTCCCGCACCGCCCCACCCCTTGCTCTCTCCCCGCACTGCCCCCGCGGCCTCGCCCCCTCCCCGCAGTGCCCCGCTCCTTCCCTGCACCGCACCGCCCCCTTTCTGCGGCCTCGTCCCCCTCAGCTCTTGGCGGGAGC